A genome region from Manihot esculenta cultivar AM560-2 chromosome 5, M.esculenta_v8, whole genome shotgun sequence includes the following:
- the LOC110616053 gene encoding mitotic spindle checkpoint protein BUBR1: protein MDQVEGFDPEMQFLASKQETGNEWELFKENVRPLKRGRNVRLLNDALKSHTNNHLKKSLLETRRRLIEAIDEYKGNDPLLPWLECIKWVQESFPPGGDSSGLIVIYEQCVRAFWHSDRYKDDLRYLKVWLEYAENCVDAEVIYNFLDANEIGKSHSAYYLAYALHMESKSKMKVANDIFNLGISRDASPIEKLKDAYKKFLMRSMIKPKVLEDDSGENHLQVRSFGTVLATAENRRQNMESSDIARKRLKPDRNQKAPLSIYKDSNTDTTLGHQAGKSKIDFNSWNSLGARAERNKENNAVPAKWTTYKIPQRPGPRGGGATASACIEVFVDEECVETNSSHGDGGGGKSPTLQLRQGDGLDIKKESELLRANPLRNFPLSSLPR, encoded by the exons ATGGATCAGGTAGAGGGATTCGACCCGGAGATGCAGTTTCTTGCCTCAAAGCAGGAGACAGGTAACGAATGGGAACTCTTCAAAGAAAATGTGAGGCCATTGAAAAGAGGCCGTAACGTTCGTCTGTTGAACGACGCCCTTAAATCCCACACCAACAATCATCTCAAGAAATCTCTTCTTGAGACTCGAAG GAGGTTGATTGAGGCAATTGATGAGTATAAAGGGAATGATCCTCTGCTGCCATGGCTCGA GTGTATCAAATGGGTTCAAGAGTCATTTCCACCTGGTGGAGATTCCTCAGGACTGATTGTAATATATGAACAATGTGTGCGTGCCTTTTGGCATTCAGATCGCTACAAGGATGATCTGCGGTACCTCAAAGTGTGGCTGGAATAT GCTGAAAACTGTGTTGATGCGGAAGTCATTTACAATTTTCTTGATGCAAATGAAATTGGAAAGTCACATTCCGCATACTATCTAGCATATGCTTTACATATGGAGTCCAAGTCTAAAATGAAGGTTGCAAATGATATATTCAATCTTGGGATATCTAG GGATGCTTCACCAATAGAAAAATTGAAGGATGCCTACAAGAAATTTCTCATGAGATCAATGATAAAACCAAAAGTCCTGGAG gATGACTCTGGTGAAAATCACTTGCAAGTCCGAAGCTTTGGAACTGTGTTGGCCACTGCAGAAAATA GGAGGCAAAATATGGAGAGTTCTGATATTGCCAGGAAGAGATTGAAACCAGACAG GAATCAAAAGGCTCCCCTTTCTATTTATAAAGACTCAAATACTGATACCACGTTGGGACATCAAGCTGGCAAGTCAAAAATAGATTTCAATTCTTGGAACAGTCTTGGAGCTCGAGCTGagagaaacaaagaaaataatgCAGTACCTGCTAAGTGGACAACTTATAAG ATTCCACAAAGACCTGGGCCTAGAGGTGGAGGAGCAACTGCAAGTGCCTGCATTGAAGTATTTGTTGACGAGGAATGTGTGGA AACCAATAGTTCACATGGTGATGGTGGCGGCGGCAAGTCTCCAACTTTGCAGCTGAGACAAGGAGATGGCTTAGACATCAAAAA AGAGAGTGAATTATTGAGAGCGAACCCATTAAGAAATTTCCCATTGAGCAGCCTTCCCAGATGA